From one Halosimplex rubrum genomic stretch:
- the metG gene encoding methionine--tRNA ligase: MSHDDFPTEDPAVVTCGLPYANGDLHIGHLRTYVGGDVLSRALRTLGQETAFVSGSDMHGTPIAVQAAEQGVDPEELALGYHEQYEETFPRFDVEFDNYGHTHDETNRAMTKSFVESWIDGDHVHEKEIKVAYDPDADQWLPDRFVEGTCPHCGANARGDECDDGCQRHLEPGEIEDPVSAITGNPAEYRTREHKFLALSDFQEYLQGFIDRLEGTDNARNQPREWIEGELEDLCITRDLDWGVDYPGDDGGQDLVLYVWVDAPIEYVSSTKQYTERVGSDEYDWEAVWKNHGTDDRPDGGEIVHIIGQDIIQHHTVFWPAMLRGADFNEPRAVVASGFMNLDGDAFSTSRNRAIWAREFLDEGFHPDTLRYYLTTVGGFQDEIDFSWDRFRERVNGELVGNVGNFAYRSLLFAERNFGGTPETDVSSEVRERIEEAVDEFEAAINDYSVRKATQAAVDLAGFGNEYIQRHEPWNLDEDEAAPVVRDCVQVAKAVAVLVSPATPDTAERLWDQLEEDGSVAEATLDAALEAPPADFGEPTELFEKIDEERVEELNRKLDERVEAVAAETDDGDADGDAGTETDEAAESEEESMDVEALAEERIGFDDFEEIDIRVGRVESAEPIEDSDKLARLEVDIGLETRQVVAGIKQLHDLGELPGTKVVLLANMEKAELFGVESNGMVLAAGEEADLLTTHGDAEPGTKIR; this comes from the coding sequence ATGAGCCACGACGACTTCCCCACGGAGGATCCCGCGGTCGTGACCTGCGGGTTGCCCTACGCCAACGGCGACCTGCACATCGGCCACCTGCGGACGTACGTCGGCGGCGACGTGCTCTCGCGGGCGCTGCGAACGCTCGGCCAGGAGACCGCCTTCGTCTCCGGGTCGGACATGCACGGCACGCCCATCGCCGTCCAGGCCGCCGAACAGGGCGTCGACCCCGAGGAGCTGGCGCTGGGCTATCACGAACAGTACGAGGAGACGTTCCCGCGGTTCGACGTCGAGTTCGACAACTACGGCCACACCCACGACGAGACGAACCGGGCGATGACGAAGTCGTTCGTCGAGTCGTGGATCGACGGCGACCACGTCCACGAGAAGGAGATCAAGGTCGCCTACGACCCCGACGCCGACCAGTGGCTGCCCGACCGCTTCGTCGAGGGGACCTGCCCTCACTGCGGCGCGAACGCCCGCGGCGACGAGTGCGACGACGGCTGTCAGCGCCACCTCGAACCGGGCGAGATCGAAGACCCCGTCAGCGCGATCACCGGCAACCCCGCCGAGTACCGCACTCGCGAACACAAATTCCTGGCACTCTCGGACTTCCAGGAGTACCTGCAGGGCTTTATCGACCGCCTCGAGGGCACCGACAACGCGCGCAACCAGCCCCGCGAGTGGATCGAGGGCGAACTCGAGGACCTGTGTATCACCCGCGATCTGGACTGGGGCGTCGACTACCCCGGCGACGACGGCGGCCAGGACCTCGTGCTGTACGTCTGGGTCGACGCGCCCATCGAGTACGTCTCCTCGACCAAGCAGTACACCGAACGGGTCGGGAGCGACGAGTACGACTGGGAGGCCGTCTGGAAGAACCACGGCACCGACGACCGCCCCGACGGCGGCGAAATCGTCCACATCATCGGCCAGGACATCATCCAGCACCACACCGTCTTCTGGCCGGCCATGCTGCGGGGCGCCGACTTCAACGAGCCGCGCGCCGTGGTCGCCAGCGGGTTCATGAACCTCGACGGCGACGCCTTCTCGACCAGCCGAAATCGTGCCATCTGGGCCCGGGAGTTCCTCGATGAAGGGTTCCACCCCGACACGCTGCGGTACTACCTCACCACGGTCGGGGGCTTCCAGGACGAGATCGACTTCTCCTGGGACCGCTTCCGCGAGCGGGTCAACGGCGAACTGGTGGGGAACGTCGGCAACTTCGCCTACCGCTCGCTCCTCTTCGCGGAGCGCAACTTCGGCGGCACGCCCGAGACCGACGTGTCGAGCGAGGTCCGCGAGCGTATCGAGGAGGCCGTCGACGAGTTCGAAGCGGCCATCAACGACTACTCGGTGCGCAAGGCCACCCAGGCCGCCGTCGACCTGGCCGGCTTCGGTAACGAGTACATCCAGCGCCACGAGCCGTGGAACTTAGACGAGGACGAGGCCGCGCCGGTCGTCCGCGACTGCGTCCAGGTCGCCAAGGCCGTCGCCGTCCTCGTCTCCCCGGCCACGCCCGACACCGCCGAACGTCTCTGGGACCAGCTCGAGGAGGACGGGTCGGTCGCCGAGGCCACGCTCGACGCCGCGCTGGAAGCGCCGCCCGCCGACTTCGGCGAGCCAACCGAGCTGTTCGAGAAGATCGACGAGGAGCGCGTCGAGGAACTCAACCGGAAACTCGACGAGCGCGTCGAGGCGGTCGCGGCGGAGACCGACGACGGCGACGCCGACGGTGACGCCGGAACCGAAACCGACGAGGCCGCCGAGAGCGAGGAGGAAAGTATGGACGTAGAAGCCCTCGCCGAGGAACGCATCGGCTTCGACGATTTCGAGGAGATCGACATCCGCGTCGGACGGGTCGAATCGGCCGAGCCCATCGAGGACTCGGACAAGCTCGCCCGGCTGGAGGTCGACATCGGCCTGGAGACCCGACAGGTCGTCGCCGGCATCAAACAGTTGCACGACCTCGGCGAACTCCCCGGGACGAAGGTCGTCCTGCTGGCGAACATGGAGAAGGCGGAGCTGTTCGGCGTCGAGTCCAACGGCATGGTGCTCGCGGCGGGCGAGGAGGCCGACCTGCTGACCACCCACGGCGACGCCGAGCCCGGGACGAAGATCCGGTAG
- a CDS encoding ABC transporter ATP-binding protein yields MTDPAVVADGLTKRYGEELAVSDLSLSIPAGDVYGFLGPNGAGKTTTMRMLTGLTRPTEGTATVAGAAVDDRPALTDRIGYLPADPPVFDELTGREHLRYVARLHELQPDEAGERIDDLLARFDLADDADRRIGTYSTGMGKKVGAIAALLGDPEVVFLDEPTSGLDPRAARTMRDTVAAVAERDVTVFLSSHVLSVVDELADTVGVIDDGELVAEGPTDELKRRARDDGETDLETAFLDITEDEDVPDERVEA; encoded by the coding sequence GTGACCGACCCGGCCGTCGTGGCCGACGGGCTGACGAAGCGCTACGGCGAGGAGCTGGCGGTCTCGGACCTGTCGCTGTCGATCCCCGCGGGCGACGTGTACGGCTTCCTCGGCCCCAACGGGGCCGGAAAGACGACGACGATGCGGATGCTGACCGGGCTCACCCGACCGACCGAGGGGACCGCGACGGTCGCGGGCGCCGCCGTCGACGACCGCCCCGCGCTGACCGATCGGATCGGCTACCTGCCGGCGGACCCGCCGGTGTTCGACGAGCTGACCGGCCGCGAACACCTGAGATACGTAGCGCGACTCCACGAGCTCCAGCCCGACGAGGCCGGCGAACGCATCGACGACCTGCTCGCGCGGTTCGACCTGGCGGACGACGCCGACCGCCGGATCGGCACCTACTCGACGGGGATGGGCAAGAAGGTCGGCGCCATCGCCGCGCTCCTGGGCGACCCCGAGGTGGTCTTTCTCGACGAGCCGACGAGCGGGCTCGACCCCCGGGCCGCGCGGACGATGCGCGACACGGTCGCGGCGGTCGCCGAGCGCGACGTGACCGTCTTCCTCTCGTCGCACGTCCTCTCGGTCGTCGACGAGCTGGCCGACACCGTCGGCGTCATCGACGACGGGGAGCTCGTCGCCGAGGGGCCCACGGACGAACTGAAACGGCGCGCCCGCGACGACGGCGAGACGGACCTCGAAACCGCGTTCCTCGACATTACGGAGGACGAGGATGTCCCAGACGAACGAGTCGAGGCCTGA
- a CDS encoding DUF7312 domain-containing protein — MADDAGTEDDEEEWRFSVDEVGDDTGDVDEADALDDGSDGWDVTVGDEDDDGPTVAFGGTESESESESERGGQGEGEGGNVAGSVTPDLPVESDTPSLESAVFVAAGALLVLLVFASVVTPLTPPTVGGITLGVAAVTAVLYAVFVRF; from the coding sequence ATGGCAGACGACGCCGGGACCGAGGACGACGAGGAGGAGTGGCGGTTCTCCGTCGACGAGGTGGGCGACGACACCGGCGACGTGGACGAGGCCGACGCGCTCGACGACGGGAGCGACGGCTGGGACGTGACCGTCGGCGACGAAGACGACGACGGCCCGACGGTCGCGTTCGGCGGAACCGAGTCCGAGTCCGAGTCCGAGTCCGAACGTGGCGGTCAGGGAGAGGGCGAGGGCGGCAACGTCGCCGGGTCGGTGACGCCGGATCTGCCGGTCGAGTCGGACACGCCTAGCCTGGAGAGCGCAGTGTTCGTCGCCGCCGGCGCCCTGCTGGTCCTGCTGGTGTTCGCCAGCGTCGTCACGCCGCTGACGCCGCCGACGGTCGGCGGGATCACGCTGGGCGTCGCCGCCGTGACGGCGGTCCTCTACGCGGTGTTCGTGCGGTTCTGA
- a CDS encoding NfeD family protein translates to MIEWIGQTSVLSWIGANLPLFLLLAGAALTIAEAFAPGAHFMVLGVALLVAGLVGLLLPPGLGVLAPLILAGLVVAAGAGTFYVYRQFDFYGGKGGPQTSDSDSLRGETGRVTERITETEGEVKLDEGGFNPYYRAKSVDGEIEEGTEVMVVDPGGGNVVTVEPLTGGTDEIDRELARERRRSSSPSPDGDGSEDRDGIQADRDTDDEREFETDPA, encoded by the coding sequence ATGATCGAGTGGATCGGGCAGACCTCGGTCCTGTCGTGGATCGGGGCGAACCTCCCACTGTTCCTCCTGCTCGCGGGCGCGGCGCTGACCATCGCGGAGGCGTTCGCCCCCGGAGCGCACTTCATGGTCCTCGGCGTGGCCCTGTTGGTCGCCGGACTCGTCGGCCTGCTGCTCCCGCCCGGACTGGGCGTGCTCGCGCCGCTGATCCTCGCCGGACTGGTCGTCGCGGCGGGAGCGGGCACCTTCTACGTCTACCGCCAGTTCGACTTCTACGGCGGCAAGGGCGGCCCCCAGACCAGCGACTCCGACTCGCTGCGCGGCGAGACCGGTCGGGTCACCGAGCGGATCACCGAGACCGAAGGCGAGGTGAAACTCGACGAGGGCGGGTTCAACCCCTACTACCGCGCCAAGAGCGTCGACGGCGAGATCGAGGAGGGCACCGAGGTGATGGTCGTCGACCCCGGCGGCGGCAACGTCGTCACCGTCGAACCCCTCACCGGCGGGACCGACGAGATCGACCGCGAACTCGCCCGCGAACGCCGACGGAGTTCGAGCCCGTCGCCGGACGGCGACGGGAGCGAAGACCGCGACGGGATCCAGGCGGACCGCGACACCGACGACGAACGCGAGTTCGAGACCGACCCGGCCTGA
- a CDS encoding SPFH domain-containing protein, producing the protein MIPVPVLQSLGGALPIVAVILLLLAVVMVYQMVEIVNAYEKRALTVFGEYRKLLEPGINFVPPFVSKTYAFDMRTQTLDVPRQEAITRDNSPVTADAVVYIKVMDAKKAFLEVDNYKKAVSNLAQTTLRAVLGDMELDDTLNKRQEINAKIRKELDEPTDEWGIRVESVEVREVNPSKDVQQAMEQQTSAERKRRAMILEAQGERRSAIEQAQGEKQSDIVRAQGKKQSQILEAQGDAISTVLRAKSAESMGERAIIDKGMETLENIGQGESTTFVMPQELTSLVGRYGKHLSGSDVNEMAKANGENELDSLNFDAETRELIGLDNIEEILGQIDEEAEVDVDAMEQEAQAIKEGKDAANIRDPDEVIEEMDAEQDPTGSPVGGPGGDGSAANTDGEREPETETE; encoded by the coding sequence ATGATCCCCGTACCAGTGTTGCAGAGTCTCGGTGGCGCCCTTCCGATCGTGGCGGTCATCCTGCTGTTGCTCGCGGTCGTGATGGTGTACCAGATGGTGGAGATCGTCAACGCCTACGAGAAGCGGGCGCTGACGGTGTTCGGCGAGTACCGCAAGCTCCTCGAACCCGGCATCAACTTCGTGCCGCCGTTCGTCTCGAAGACCTACGCCTTCGACATGCGGACCCAGACGCTGGACGTGCCGCGCCAGGAAGCGATCACCCGTGACAACTCCCCCGTCACGGCGGACGCCGTCGTCTACATCAAGGTGATGGACGCCAAGAAGGCGTTCCTCGAAGTGGACAACTACAAGAAGGCCGTCTCCAACCTCGCCCAGACGACGCTGCGGGCGGTGCTGGGTGACATGGAACTCGACGACACGCTCAACAAGCGCCAGGAGATCAACGCGAAGATCCGCAAGGAACTGGACGAACCCACCGACGAGTGGGGGATCCGCGTCGAGAGCGTCGAGGTCCGCGAGGTCAACCCCTCGAAGGACGTCCAGCAGGCCATGGAGCAACAGACCTCCGCCGAGCGCAAACGCCGCGCCATGATCCTCGAAGCGCAGGGTGAACGGCGCTCGGCCATCGAGCAGGCCCAGGGTGAGAAACAGTCCGACATCGTCCGCGCACAGGGGAAAAAGCAGAGCCAGATCCTCGAAGCGCAGGGCGACGCTATCTCGACGGTCCTCCGGGCGAAGTCCGCCGAGTCGATGGGCGAACGGGCCATCATCGACAAGGGCATGGAGACCCTGGAGAACATCGGTCAGGGCGAATCGACGACGTTTGTCATGCCCCAGGAACTCACCTCGCTGGTGGGCCGGTACGGCAAGCACCTCTCGGGCAGCGACGTGAACGAGATGGCGAAGGCCAACGGCGAGAACGAACTCGACAGCCTGAACTTCGACGCCGAGACGCGCGAACTCATCGGCCTCGACAACATCGAGGAGATCCTCGGCCAGATCGACGAGGAGGCCGAGGTCGACGTCGACGCGATGGAACAGGAGGCCCAGGCCATCAAGGAAGGCAAAGACGCGGCGAACATCCGCGACCCCGACGAAGTCATCGAGGAGATGGACGCCGAACAGGACCCGACCGGAAGTCCCGTCGGCGGTCCCGGCGGCGACGGGAGCGCTGCCAACACCGACGGCGAGCGCGAGCCCGAGACCGAGACGGAGTAA
- a CDS encoding winged helix-turn-helix transcriptional regulator — protein sequence MAREGDVDESKRATLRRFAALGATSPFVGFAKESDSDAPDALVGYVAATPGAHFSKIRDDLQLGTGETQHHLRRLERDGAVESREDGEYRRFFPADRFSEFEQVALGYLRRETPRGMVVALLRDPEVSGTALAEELGVSAPTVSKYASQLEAAGLLSREDGYALERPETLLLLLVQHADSFGPEAADLAADADDIVTYDP from the coding sequence ATGGCGCGAGAGGGGGACGTCGACGAGAGCAAGCGGGCGACGCTCCGTCGCTTCGCTGCCCTGGGGGCGACCAGTCCCTTCGTCGGGTTCGCGAAAGAGAGCGACAGCGACGCGCCCGACGCGCTGGTCGGGTACGTCGCCGCGACGCCCGGCGCGCACTTCTCGAAGATCCGCGACGACCTGCAACTGGGCACGGGGGAGACTCAGCACCACCTCCGCCGGCTGGAACGGGACGGTGCCGTCGAGAGCCGCGAGGACGGGGAGTACCGACGGTTCTTCCCCGCCGACCGCTTCTCCGAGTTCGAGCAGGTAGCGCTCGGTTACCTCCGGCGCGAGACCCCGCGAGGGATGGTCGTCGCGCTCCTGCGCGACCCCGAGGTGTCGGGCACCGCCCTCGCCGAGGAGCTCGGCGTCTCGGCGCCCACCGTCAGCAAGTACGCCAGCCAGCTGGAGGCGGCCGGGCTGCTCTCCCGCGAGGACGGCTACGCGCTGGAACGGCCCGAGACGCTCCTTCTGCTGCTCGTCCAGCACGCCGACTCCTTCGGTCCGGAGGCCGCCGACCTGGCCGCCGACGCCGACGACATCGTCACCTACGACCCCTGA
- a CDS encoding DUF7123 family protein — MSATTASATGEQLTLTEKQRRILGYLRDNADQQTYFKSRLIGDELDLSAKEVGSNMTTIQNSDTDLDVEKWGYSSSTTWKVTA, encoded by the coding sequence ATGAGCGCGACCACCGCGAGCGCGACGGGCGAGCAACTCACCCTCACCGAGAAACAGCGCCGGATCCTGGGATACCTCCGGGACAACGCCGACCAGCAGACGTACTTCAAGTCGCGGCTCATCGGGGACGAACTCGACCTCTCGGCCAAGGAGGTCGGGTCGAACATGACGACCATCCAGAACAGCGACACCGACCTCGACGTGGAGAAGTGGGGCTACTCCTCGTCGACCACCTGGAAAGTCACCGCCTGA
- a CDS encoding TRAM domain-containing protein, whose amino-acid sequence MEISDKLLCLFSADVSDDGDRYVVEVPKREIETGAVDPGETYRVALISSEVERAEDTDEDNVPSEPQPPVEAGEIRYVEIEDIGKQGDGIARVERGYVIIVPGADVGERVKVEVTEVKSNFAVGEIIDEDL is encoded by the coding sequence GTGGAAATCTCAGATAAGCTGCTGTGTCTGTTCAGTGCGGACGTGTCGGACGACGGCGACCGGTACGTCGTAGAGGTGCCGAAACGGGAGATCGAGACGGGGGCAGTCGATCCGGGGGAGACCTACCGCGTCGCGCTCATCTCCTCGGAGGTGGAACGGGCCGAAGACACGGACGAGGACAACGTCCCCTCGGAGCCACAGCCGCCGGTCGAGGCCGGCGAGATCCGTTACGTCGAGATCGAAGACATCGGCAAACAGGGCGACGGCATCGCGCGCGTCGAGCGCGGATACGTCATCATCGTCCCCGGCGCCGACGTGGGCGAGCGCGTCAAGGTCGAGGTCACCGAGGTCAAGTCCAACTTCGCCGTCGGCGAGATCATCGACGAGGACCTGTAG
- a CDS encoding YkgJ family cysteine cluster protein has protein sequence MESLEAERERAEALDVSELADAIETIGFECTRCGACCKAVEGCGGDGGDGGGDAAERGDGSAGEDAEGHDHTATVFPDEVRELQETDDYDWRDVARPMPYGLVEGEDGPQGETFEWALQTDDCGDCTFYAEDDEGVGACTVHGDRPLVCRTYPFSVALGGTSQPMGEAVDEAGMVRAHECEGLGRDISRDEAEELARALKQRAVRELEEAVAVRDSYRPIERGPGEVVVFDSEGPKRSDGSEIE, from the coding sequence ATGGAGAGTCTCGAAGCCGAGCGCGAGCGAGCCGAGGCCCTGGACGTGTCCGAGCTGGCCGACGCCATCGAGACGATCGGCTTCGAGTGTACCCGCTGTGGCGCCTGCTGCAAGGCCGTCGAGGGCTGTGGGGGCGACGGCGGAGACGGTGGGGGCGACGCCGCCGAGCGGGGAGACGGATCCGCGGGCGAAGACGCCGAGGGCCACGACCACACCGCGACCGTGTTCCCCGACGAAGTGCGCGAGCTACAGGAGACCGACGACTACGACTGGCGGGACGTGGCGCGGCCGATGCCCTACGGGCTCGTCGAGGGCGAGGACGGCCCGCAGGGCGAGACCTTCGAGTGGGCGCTCCAGACCGACGACTGCGGCGACTGCACGTTCTACGCCGAGGACGACGAGGGCGTCGGCGCCTGCACGGTCCACGGCGACCGCCCGCTGGTCTGTCGGACCTACCCGTTCAGCGTCGCGCTCGGCGGGACGAGCCAGCCGATGGGCGAGGCCGTCGACGAGGCGGGGATGGTCCGCGCCCACGAGTGCGAGGGGCTGGGTCGGGACATCTCGCGCGACGAGGCCGAGGAACTGGCCCGGGCGCTCAAGCAGCGGGCGGTCCGGGAGCTGGAGGAAGCGGTCGCCGTCCGGGACAGCTACCGACCGATCGAGCGCGGCCCCGGCGAGGTGGTGGTCTTCGACTCGGAGGGCCCGAAGCGCTCGGACGGGTCGGAGATCGAGTGA
- a CDS encoding MBL fold metallo-hydrolase has protein sequence MNVTRVGVAVETRAPTGQTNAYVLGSDPALLVDPAARTDRLDELAADRGVGHVAVTHHHPDHVGRVADYAEARDATVWARTGRADAFEAATGVEPDRTVAEGARIETGDGPVRVVDTPGHAPEHAAFATEDGDESVLLGGDLAVAEGSVVVGAPEGDVRAYLASLRRVHAMNPDRLLPGHGPPVEGAAVRDTAARLIGHRLDRERRVRDAVEEGAETVSDITSAAYEKDLSGVRDLAEATVRAHLETLAVEGSVRWDGERARPA, from the coding sequence ATGAACGTCACCCGGGTCGGGGTCGCCGTCGAGACGCGCGCACCAACGGGGCAGACGAACGCCTACGTGCTCGGGTCGGACCCGGCGCTCCTCGTCGACCCCGCCGCTCGAACCGACCGGCTGGACGAGTTGGCGGCCGACCGCGGCGTCGGCCACGTCGCGGTCACGCATCATCACCCGGACCACGTGGGGCGAGTCGCCGACTACGCCGAGGCACGCGACGCGACCGTCTGGGCCCGGACCGGTCGCGCGGACGCCTTCGAAGCCGCGACCGGCGTCGAACCCGACCGGACCGTCGCCGAGGGGGCCCGGATCGAGACCGGCGACGGCCCCGTCCGGGTCGTCGACACGCCCGGACACGCGCCCGAACACGCCGCGTTCGCGACCGAAGACGGCGACGAGTCGGTGCTGCTCGGCGGCGACCTGGCGGTCGCAGAGGGGAGCGTCGTCGTCGGCGCACCGGAGGGCGACGTGCGCGCGTATCTCGCTTCCCTCCGACGGGTCCACGCGATGAACCCCGACCGCCTCCTGCCGGGCCACGGCCCGCCGGTCGAGGGGGCGGCCGTCCGCGACACCGCGGCGCGGCTGATCGGTCATCGCCTGGATCGCGAGCGTCGCGTCCGCGACGCGGTCGAAGAGGGCGCCGAGACCGTCTCCGACATCACGAGCGCCGCCTACGAGAAGGACCTGTCCGGAGTCCGGGACCTCGCCGAAGCGACCGTCCGCGCGCACCTCGAAACGCTCGCCGTCGAGGGATCGGTCCGGTGGGACGGCGAGCGAGCGCGACCGGCGTAG
- the truD gene encoding tRNA pseudouridine(13) synthase TruD, whose translation MREAHPVERAVGMAHYVSDAPGVGGRLREAPEDFRVTEVEAFDAEPLDADAGAYPNVLARVTLRGWDTNDFASDLSDRLGISRERVSWAGTKDKHAVTTQLFSVGKGDPEELRAVEIRDAEVELLGRTGRPVLFGDLAGNAFEITVCGVDEPEHADATTADLVAFASGGDTREPAAETDADEPATVGVPNYFGQQRFGSKRPVTHEVGLEILRGNWKGAVLAYVGNPAEREPESTQEARRYVQETEDWAGALDRLPKRLGFERSMCHRLVERRDRLGSEDGDLGDEDYRAALEAVPSNLQRLFVNAAQSYAFNRMLSERLERGLPFHEPVAGDVVCFADPDAPEGVALPDTDRTQRVTEDRVRTVRRHCERGRAFVTAPLVGTETDLADGEVGEIEREVLDELDLDPGDFDLPGEFESTGTRRAILVRTDLSVDRAAPDRDGDDASDALTFEFTLPKGSYATVVLREYLKRDPDDL comes from the coding sequence ATGCGCGAGGCACACCCCGTCGAGCGGGCGGTCGGGATGGCACACTACGTCAGCGACGCGCCCGGGGTCGGGGGGCGCCTCCGCGAGGCGCCCGAGGACTTCCGGGTCACCGAAGTCGAGGCGTTCGACGCCGAACCGCTCGACGCCGACGCCGGCGCCTACCCCAACGTGCTCGCGCGGGTCACCCTGCGGGGGTGGGACACCAACGACTTCGCGTCGGACCTCTCGGACCGGCTCGGGATCTCCCGCGAACGTGTCTCCTGGGCGGGCACGAAGGACAAACACGCCGTCACGACCCAGCTGTTCTCCGTCGGGAAGGGCGACCCCGAGGAGCTGCGAGCGGTCGAGATTCGCGACGCCGAGGTGGAACTGCTCGGCCGGACCGGCCGCCCCGTCCTGTTCGGCGACCTGGCCGGCAACGCCTTCGAGATCACCGTCTGCGGGGTCGACGAACCCGAGCACGCCGACGCGACCACCGCGGATCTGGTGGCGTTCGCGAGCGGGGGCGACACGCGGGAGCCGGCCGCCGAAACCGACGCCGACGAGCCCGCGACCGTCGGCGTCCCGAACTACTTCGGCCAGCAGCGCTTCGGCAGCAAGCGCCCGGTCACTCACGAGGTGGGCCTCGAAATCCTCCGCGGGAACTGGAAGGGCGCGGTGCTGGCCTACGTCGGCAATCCCGCCGAGCGCGAACCCGAGTCGACCCAGGAGGCCCGCCGCTACGTTCAGGAGACCGAGGACTGGGCGGGCGCGCTCGATAGGCTGCCGAAGCGGCTCGGATTCGAGCGGTCGATGTGTCACCGACTCGTCGAACGGCGGGACCGGCTGGGGAGCGAGGACGGCGACCTCGGCGACGAGGACTACCGCGCCGCGCTCGAAGCGGTCCCCTCCAATCTCCAGCGGCTGTTCGTCAACGCCGCCCAGTCGTACGCGTTCAACCGGATGCTCTCCGAGCGGCTGGAGCGAGGCCTGCCGTTCCACGAACCCGTCGCGGGCGACGTGGTGTGTTTCGCCGATCCGGACGCGCCGGAGGGCGTCGCGCTGCCCGACACCGACCGCACCCAGCGCGTGACCGAGGACCGGGTCCGGACGGTCCGTCGCCACTGCGAGCGCGGCCGCGCGTTCGTGACCGCGCCGCTGGTCGGCACCGAGACCGACCTCGCCGACGGCGAGGTGGGAGAGATCGAACGCGAGGTACTGGACGAGCTGGATCTGGACCCCGGCGACTTCGACCTGCCGGGCGAGTTCGAGTCGACCGGGACGCGGCGGGCGATCCTGGTGCGGACGGACCTGTCCGTCGACCGCGCCGCCCCCGACCGGGACGGCGACGACGCGAGCGACGCGCTCACCTTCGAGTTCACGCTCCCGAAGGGGAGCTACGCGACGGTCGTGCTGCGCGAGTACCTCAAGCGCGACCCCGACGACCTCTGA
- a CDS encoding DUF2103 domain-containing protein produces MECRRCGSALDRPGDYCLVCRSENADAVVLELDRDRARVTTLVDEEVAGVREVTTTPEDGEETGVIELRNFAGLVADEVRRKRPEEVYATGDREVLRAVRGQLHHDFYRVGDDEDPVESVLSRRGDAPLEVVEAAPREKIGGSHSTLVGGRAGQRAIQTVAGHPHVKKIIPGPIDAGGSGSRSGVRAKATRAGENGNVRLLIRDGSSVQENRVVTTARERDLGEVVREDLNEALREADLQE; encoded by the coding sequence ATGGAGTGTCGGCGTTGCGGCTCCGCGCTGGACCGACCGGGCGATTACTGTCTGGTCTGTCGCTCGGAGAACGCCGACGCCGTCGTACTGGAACTCGACCGCGATCGGGCCCGCGTGACGACACTCGTCGACGAGGAGGTCGCCGGCGTCCGCGAGGTGACGACCACCCCCGAGGACGGCGAGGAGACCGGAGTGATCGAGCTGCGGAACTTCGCCGGGCTCGTCGCCGACGAGGTGCGCCGCAAGCGCCCGGAGGAGGTGTACGCGACGGGGGACCGGGAAGTGTTGCGGGCGGTGCGGGGCCAGTTGCACCACGACTTCTACCGGGTCGGCGACGACGAGGACCCCGTCGAGTCGGTGCTCTCCCGCCGGGGCGACGCGCCGCTAGAGGTCGTCGAGGCGGCGCCCAGGGAGAAGATCGGCGGCTCCCACTCGACGCTCGTCGGCGGCCGGGCGGGCCAGCGCGCCATCCAGACCGTCGCCGGCCACCCCCACGTCAAGAAGATAATTCCGGGTCCGATCGACGCCGGCGGCTCGGGCTCGCGGTCGGGCGTCCGCGCGAAAGCCACCCGCGCCGGCGAGAACGGCAACGTCCGCCTGCTCATCCGCGACGGTTCGTCCGTCCAGGAGAACCGCGTCGTCACGACCGCCCGGGAGCGCGATCTGGGGGAAGTGGTTCGGGAGGACCTCAACGAGGCGCTGCGCGAGGCCGACCTGCAGGAGTGA